Proteins from a single region of Orcinus orca chromosome 20, mOrcOrc1.1, whole genome shotgun sequence:
- the SYT3 gene encoding synaptotagmin-3 — MSGDYEDDLCRRALILVSDLCARVRDADTSDRCQEFNDLRIRGYPRGPDADISVSLLSVIVTFCGIVLLGVSLFVSWKLCWVPWRDKGGSAVGSGPLRKDLGPGVGLAGLVGGGGHHLGAGLGGHPLLGGPHHHAHTAHHPPFAELLEPGSLGGSDPPEPSYLDMDSYPEAAAAVVAAGVKPSQTSPELPSEGGAGSGLLLLPPSGGGLPSAQSHQQVTSLAPTTRYPALPRPLTQQTLSSQPDAGSEERPPALPLPLPGGEEKAKLIGQIKPELYQGTGPGGRRGGGAPGSGEAGAGAPCGRISFALRYLYGSDQLVVRILQALDLPAKDSNGFSDPYVKIYLLPDRKKKFQTKVHRKTLNPVFNETFQFSVPLAELAQRKLHFSVYDFDRFSRHDLIGQVVLDNLLELAERPPGRPLWRDVVEGGSEKADLGELNFSLCYLPTAGRLTVTIIKASNLKAMDLTGFSDPYVKASLISEGRRLKKRKTSIKKNTLNPTYNEALVFDVAPESVENVGLSIAVVDYDCIGHNEVIGVCRVGPDAADPHGREHWAEMLANPRKPVEHWHQLVEEKTLTSFTKGSKGLSEKENSE, encoded by the exons ATGTCAGGAGACTACGAGGATGACCTCTGCCGTCGGGCACTCATCCTGGTCTCGGACCTCTGTGCGCGGGTCCGAGATGCCGACACCAGTGACAGGTGCCAAGAGTTCAACGACCTGCGAATCAGAGGCTATCCCCGGGGCCCCGATGCAG ACATCTCCGTGAGCCTGCTGTCGGTCATCGTGACGTTCTGTGGCATTGTCCTTCTGGGTGTCTCCCTCTTCGTGTCCTGGAAGCTGTGCTGGGTGCCCTGGAGGGACAAgggaggctcagcagtgggcagTGGCCCCCTGCGCAAAGACCTAGGCCCTGGGGTCGGGCTGGCAGGCCTGGTAGGCGGCGGTGGGCACCACCTAGGGGCTGGCCTGGGTGGCCATCCCCTGCTGGGGGGCCCACACCACCATGCCCACACTGCCCACCATCCGCCCTTCGCTGAGCTGCTGGAGCCGGGCAGCCTAGGGGGGTCAGACCCCCCAGAGCCCTCCTACTTGGACATGGACTCGTATCCAGAGGCTGCAGCTGCTGTAGTAGCCGCTGGGGTCAAACCGAGCCAGACATCTCCTGAGCTGCCCTCTGAGGGCGGCGCAGGCTCTGGGCTTCTCCTGCTTCCCCCCAGTGGTGGGGGCTTGCCCAGTGCCCAGTCGCATCAGCAGGTCACAAGCCTGGCACCCACCACCAG GTACCCGGCCCTGCCGCGGCCCCTCACCCAACAGACCCTGAGCTCCCAGCCGGATGCGGGCAGTGAGGAGCGGCCGCCCGCCCTGCCCTTACCCTTACCAGGCGGCGAGGAGAAAGCCAAGCTCATCGGACAGATCAAGCCGGAGTTGTACCAGGGCACTGGACCCGGCGGCCGGCGCGGCGGCGGGGCCCCAGGTTCCGGAGAGGCCGGCGCGGGGGCGCCCTGCGGCCGCATCAGCTTCGCCCTGAGGTACCTCTACGGCTCCGATCAGCTGGTGGTGCGTATCCTGCAGGCCTTGGACCTCCCGGCCAAGGACTCCAATGGCTTCTCAGACCCCTACGTCAAGATCTACCTGCTGCCTGACCGCAAGAAAAAGTTTCAGACCAAG GTACACAGGAAGACCCTGAACCCCGTGTTCAATGAGACATTTCAGTTCTCCGTGCCCCTGGCTGAGCTGGCCCAGCGCAAACTGCACTTCAGCGTCTATGACTTCGACCGCTTCTCCCGGCACGACCTCATCGGCCAGGTGGTTCTGGACAACCTCCTCGAGCTGGCTGAGCGGCCCCCCGGCCGCCCGCTGTGGAGGGACGTCGTGGAGGGCGGCTCG GAAAAGGCAGATCTTGGGGAGCTCAATTTCTCACTCTGCTACCTCCCCACCGCCGGGCGCCTCACCGTGACCATCATCAAAGCCTCTAACCTCAAAGCAATGGACCTCACCGGCTTCTCAG ACCCCTACGTGAAGGCCTCTCTGATCAGCGAGGGGCGGCGTTTGAAGAAGCGGAAAACCTCGATCAAGAAGAACACGCTGAACCCCACGTACAACGAGGCGCTGGTCTTCGACGTGGCCCCCGAGAGCGTGGAGAACGTGGGGCTCAGCATCGCGGTGGTGGACTATGATTG CATCGGACACAACGAGGTGATCGGCGTGTGCCGCGTGGGTCCCGACGCCGCCGACCCCCACGGCCGCGAGCACTGGGCCGAGATGCTGGCCAACCCGCGCAAGCCCGTGGAGCACTGGCACCAGCTGGTGGAG GAAAAGACTTTGACCAGCTTCACAAAAGGCAGCAAAGGATTGTCAGAGAAAGAGAACTCAGAATGA
- the C20H19orf81 gene encoding putative uncharacterized protein C19orf81 homolog gives MQHEVEPLCSSTMGNPSMHREAGALLVDLETLEETQARSLGRPVKSSKQYLRQVIAEYEALDRELPCIRKFPMPPAAQPLCLCMETSPEEDLTHLEVLEALEAELPGAMESGRVRSIRFENVNVICGTAGRRDRWLITVTDFQTRSRLLRSGLRLRGLHHLLVRNDELLLGDYRLHLRRSLVRRRMLEALGAEPTEEV, from the exons ATGCAACACGAGGTGGAGCCCCTCTGCTCCTCCACCATGGGCAACCCCAGCATGCACAGGGAGGCAG GAGCACTTCTTGTGGACCTAGAGACCCTAGAGGAGACGCAGGCTCGGAGCCTGGGCAGACCTGTCAAATCCTC GAAGCAGTATCTGCGCCAGGTCATTGCAGAATACGAGGCGCTGGACCGAGAGCTCCCGTGCATCCGCAAGTTCCCCATGCCACCTGCTGCCCAGCCCCTCTGTCTGTGCATGGAGACCTCA CCCGAAGAGGACCTTACCCACCTGGAGGTGCTGGAGGCGCTGGAGGCCGAGTTACCCGGGGCCATGGAGAGCGGGCGTGTGAGGAGCATCCGCTTTGAGAACGTGAACGTCATCTGTGGGACTGCTGGGCGCCGGGACCG GTGGCTCATCACGGTCACGGACTTCCAGACTCGCTCGCGCCTACTGCGCTCGGGGCTCCGCCTCCGCGGGCTCCACCACCTTCTCGTGCGCAACGACGAACTGCTGCTGGGCGATTACCGCCTGCACCTGCGCCGCTCCCTGGTCCGACGGCGCATGCTCGAGGCTCTGGGGGCGGAGCCGACCGAGGAAGTCTGA